In one window of Episyrphus balteatus chromosome 3, idEpiBalt1.1, whole genome shotgun sequence DNA:
- the LOC129916684 gene encoding vacuolar protein sorting-associated protein 11 homolog codes for MAILEWKKFDFFNLVANADKDKLFDTIRESDITSCTSCSSQKIICDSSGMVHIFYRNWEPISFQGHNAPIILCSIASQNNLLVTISNRDFSDPPLVKVWDLSKATKRGGAPCVGSAKALLQKPTALAVAQGTGNQLFIAIGYERGEISLFRGSISRDFSSGFKNFTVGTKPIIGISFKQHGKLMDMFLCSESGVFVYQCDNDKETKLVLDSSNAATRCCALQTKGANETYFMTGKDDAVYCYTSDGRGPCYALEGQKHFIEWFPNYLVIIMKAAKNSLLQQKEFVLIVIDIQNKFIVFQTPVDPVVAILNEFGNCFIVTKSKQVFHLREKDIQSKLNMLFKKNLYDIAIRITKDLQFDEEGLASIYKQYADHLYIKGDYSGAVEKYVKTIGYIEPSYVIMKFLDSRHIKYLADYLHALYKKNHATQQHKTLLMNCRTRLDLPQKLDEFLFNEEEEDSNEMIFDINAAIRNQSAATMDFQDREELKEEYNLSVLLKKIQDTSEMTAMLSKLSEDDVYVFFKKFGLILMQHAPEDTTRLLKRLCREQEMSNFIEDHVNEMQISFAPEQFIPLFDGNWELLLGFLESCVTNATTEFHETVYNTLIELNLRKWQNCMLTENQLLDILKLHRERYNKEQVLIMCRMAQFWSGILYLYEEDQLYNLTIHYYVKNKDYNSLLSCCKSLGQFQPQLWIQALNELHNDPDVPMNVLLQILNVITTEKLQSPLQILQCLAVDRGPNISHVKDYYTQSFLKETTAISQEEKDVENLQADLKSLQDLIKNFQTNPIEFRNTVCDACTQPLQLPAVYFLCQHSFHQDCVRTYSENEKDCSICSVKNQQMSERLRTQQESQGQHETFHRLLNNSNDMLYVLSSYFGRGLLNQIVIVDEQKAADENQLNQNNNLGYNWSAKHKDGDGPIAVEHVNNYKWSGRITAQDRELITQKQQSNFNTRENKYDDSKNPFSDDSKNPFATDDDRGGSSSNRNRIETYDKNLNPFGDDDD; via the coding sequence AAATTATTCGATACAATTCGTGAATCCGATATAACTTCTTGTACAAGTTGTTCAAGTCAAAAAATCATATGTGACTCATCTGGAATGGTTCATATTTTCTATCGCAATTGGGAACCGATATCATTTCAAGGACATAATGCTCCAATTATTCTATGTTCAATTGCTTCACAAAATAATCTTTTAGTAACAATTTCAAATCGAGATTTTTCTGATCCTCCTTTAGTTAAAGTTTGGGATTTGTCCAAAGCCACTAAACGGGGAGGTGCTCCTTGTGTTGGCAGTGCTAAAGCACTTTTACAAAAACCAACTGCTTTGGCAGTTGCTCAGGGAACTGGCAATCAATTGTTTATTGCAATTGGCTATGAAAGAGGAGAAATCTCACTTTTTCGTGGCTCAATTAGTCGAGATTTCTCCTCGGGGTTTAAGAATTTTACAGTTGGAACTAAGCCTATAATTGGCATTTCATTTAAACAACATGGCAAACTTATGGACATGTTTCTTTGCTCTGAATCTGGAGTCTTTGTCTATCAGTGTGACAATGACAAAGAAACCAAATTGGTCTTGGATTCGTCCAATGCAGCGACACGATGTTGCGCATTGCAGACCAAAGGTGCCAATGAAACTTATTTCATGACTGGCAAAGATGATGCCGTCTATTGTTATACAAGTGACGGTCGAGGGCCTTGTTACGCTCTCGAAGGCCAAAAACACTTTATCGAATGGTTCCCAAACTATCTGGTAATCATTATGAAAGCCGCCAAAAACTCTCTTCTTCAACAGAAGGAGTTTGTCCTAATTGTCATTGATATACAGAATAAATTTATAGTTTTCCAAACTCCGGTGGACCCGGTTGTAGCGATTTTGAATGAATTTGGAAACTGTTTTATTGTCACCAAATCGAAACAGGTTTTCCATTTGAGAGAAAAAGATATCCAAAGCAAATTGAATATGTTGTTTAAAAAGAATCTTTACGACATTGCTATTCGAATTACTAAAGATCTTCAATTTGATGAAGAAGGATTGGCTTCGATTTATAAGCAATACGCTGATCATTTGTATATTAAAGGTGACTATTCGGGAGCTGTTGAGAAATATGTCAAGACAATTGGTTATATAGAACCTTCGTATGTTATTATGAAGTTTCTAGATTCGAGGCATATTAAATACCTTGCTGATTATTTGCATGCTTTGTATAAAAAGAATCATGCTACACAACAGCATAAGACTCTTCTGATGAATTGTAGGACAAGATTAGATCTTCCTCAGAAACTTGATGAATTCCTATTCAACGAGGAGGAAGAGGATTCAAATGAAATGATATTTGATATAAATGCAGCAATACGGAATCAATCAGCAGCGACTATGGATTTTCAGGATCGAGAAGAGCTAAAGGAGGAATATAACTTGAGTGTGTTGTTGAAGAAGATTCAAGATACTAGCGAGATGACTGCGATGCTTTCTAAACTTAGCGAAGATGATGTTTATGTATTCTTTAAGAAATTTGGATTGATTTTGATGCAACATGCTCCAGAGGATACAACAAGATTGTTGAAGAGACTCTGTAGGGAACAGGAGATGTCGAATTTCATTGAAGATCATGTCAATGAGATGCAGATTAGCTTTGCTCCAGAGCAATTTATTCCACTGTTTGATGGGAATTGGGAATTGTTGTTGGGTTTTTTGGAAAGTTGTGTAACAAATGCAACGACTGAGTTTCATGAAACTGTCTATAATACTTTGATTGAGTTGAATTTGCGAAAATGGCAAAATTGTATGTTGACTGAGAATCAGCTTTTGGATATTTTGAAATTGCATCGAGAAAGATATAATAAAGAGCAGGTTTTGATTATGTGTCGAATGGCTCAATTTTGGTCGGGAATACTTTACCTTTATGAAGAGGATCAATTGTATAATCTGACGATACATTATTACGTCAAGAATAAAGATTACAATAGTCTATTGAGTTGTTGCAAGAGTTTGGGTCAGTTTCAACCGCAATTATGGATTCAGGCATTGAATGAATTGCATAATGATCCTGATGTTCCAATGAATGTCTTACTTCAGATATTGAATGTCATTACAACGGAGAAATTACAATCACCATTGCAGATTTTACAGTGTTTAGCTGTGGATCGTGGACCGAATATATCTCATGTCAAAGATTATTACACTCAATCATTCCTTAAAGAAACGACAGCCATTAGTCAGGAGGAGAAAGATGTAGAAAATCTTCAAGCAGATTTGAAATCTCTGCAGGATTTGATTAAGAATTTCCAAACTAATCCAATTGAATTTAGAAATACAGTTTGTGATGCCTGTACTCAACCATTACAACTGCCAGCTGTTTATTTCCTTTGTCAGCATTCATTTCATCAGGATTGTGTGCGGACTTACTCGGAGAATGAAAAAGATTGTAGTATTTGTAGTGTGAAGAATCAACAAATGTCGGAAAGACTACGAACGCAGCAAGAATCTCAAGGACAACATGAGACTTTTCATCGTCTGCTAAATAATTCCAATGATATGCTCTATGTTTTGTCGAGTTATTTTGGTCGAGGGCTTCTTAATCAGATTGTAATTGTAGATGAACAAAAAGCAGCCGATGAAAATCAATTGAATCAGAATAATAATTTGGGTTATAATTGGAGTGCAAAACATAAAGATGGTGATGGACCGATTGCTGTTGAGCATGTTAATAATTATAAATGGAGTGGAAGGATAACAGCGCAAGATAGGGAATTGATAACTCAGAAGCAGCAGAGTAATTTTAATACGAGAGAAAATAAGTATGATGATTCAAAGAATCCTTTTTCGGATGATTCGAAGAATCCTTTTGCTACGGATGATGATCGTGGTGGGAGTAGTAGTAATCGCAATCGTATTGAGACGTATGATAAGAATTTGAATCCATTTGGGGATGATGACGATTAG